The nucleotide sequence TTAACATTCACTACGGCGCTTTTCGTCTGGAAGTACCTTTACAACAGCCAATTGAGCGCGATCGTCTTCGACGCGCCATCGGCGATCGCATCCAGACCCGTTACGACCGGGGTTTCCTGTACGTCATCCTACCCAAAACGGAGGTGCCATGATGACTAACCCGCCGATCAATGGAAACCAAAATTCTGAAGCGGAGGTGCAAAATACCCCAGAAATTCCGGACACTCTGCCAGTTCTACCTCTGATCAATACCGTTGTGGTTCCCATGGCCGTGGCTCCCATCGTGGTCGGGCAGGAGCGATCGGTGAAACTTGTAGACGAAGTCATGCGCACCAATCGGCTGGTTGGGCTGGTGGCACAGCGTCACCCGGAGGCACGGCCTGCTGGACCAGATGATATCTACCGCGTGGGCACAGCCGCCATTATTCATCGCTTCCTCCGGCTACCGGATGGCACCCTCCAGCTTGTTGTTCAGGGACTGGAGCGCATTCGGATTCTGGACTTTCTGCAAACCGAACCCTTCCTGGTCGCGCGGGTCGAAATCGCTCCGGAGCAGGCGACGGCAGGGATGGAACTGGAAGCACGCCGCCGCACATTGGGGGAATTATTCAGCAAGCTGGTACCCCTGACGGAGGATATTCCCAATGAATTAGCTGCCGCTGGTGAAAACATCAGTGACCCCCGCATGTTTGCTTATTTAGTCGCGGCGATGACCCCGATGGAAACCCCCGTGCGGCAGGAAATTCTGGAACTGGATGCGATCGATCACAAACTCCAGCGGCTGATTGAGGTTGTCCAGCAGGAACTGGCCGTGCGAGAATTACAGCAGCAAATTGCTTCGGACGCTCAGGAAAAAATTTCTAAAACCCAGCGAGAATACATTCTTCGCGAACAATTAAAATCCATTCAGCGGGAACTGGGTGAAGACGACGCAGAGCAGGCAGAAATTCAAGAGTTACGAACCCAGTTAGAAGCGGCTCAGTTGCCTGAAGAAGCCCGCAAAGAAGCCTTTCGAGAATTGTCCCGCCTGGAACGGCTGCCAGCTATCTCACCGGAATATGGCATGATTCGCACCTATCTCGACTGGATGGTGAATCTGCCCTGGAATGCTACCACGGGTGAGGCGATCGACCTGGGGTATGCCCGTCAGGTACTGGATGAGGATCACTACGATCTGGAGAAGATCAAAGACCGGATTCTAGAATATCTCGCGGTTAAAAAACTCAAGAGCGAACGCGCCGCTGCTCTGGAAGAGCTATCCTCTGACCAGGAAAATGCCTCAGAAGAGACACCCGCTCCCCAGAAGCCTCCAGAGCCTGTGCTGGAAGAGATTCGCCGTGAACCAATTTTGTGTTTTGTCGGTCCACCTGGTGTTGGCAAAACTTCCCTGGGACAGTCCATCGCCCGTGCGGTGGGGCGCAAGTTTGTCCGGATCAGTCTGGGTGGGGTGAGCGATGAAGCCGAGATTCGCGGTCACCGCCGCACCTATATTGGGGCCTTACCGGGTCGCCTGATTCAAGCCCTGCGGCGATCAGAAACCGCTGATCCCGTCTTTATGCTCGATGAGGTGGATAAACTGGGCCGAAGTTTTCAGGGCGATCCGGCAGCAGCCCTGCTGGAAGTCCTCGACCCTGCCCAAAACCATACCTTTGTAGACACCTATCTGGGTGTTCCTTTTGATTTATCGAGGGTATTGTTCATCTGTACCGCCAATACAGTCGAAACCATCCCTTCTCCCTTACTGGATCGGATGGAGATTTTGAGTCTCTCCGGCTATACCGAAATGGAGAAACTGCACATTGCCCGTCGCTATCTGCTGCCCAAACAACTGCGCGCCAATGGTCTCAAACCAGAGGAACTCTCTATTACGGATGCCGCGCTGCAACGGATTATTCGGGAATATACCCGTGAAGCAGGGGTGCGCAGTTTAGAACGAGAAATTGGGGCAGTGGTACGTAAAGTGGCTCGCCAGATTGCCGAAGGAAAAGTGGCTGCCACCACCGTTGAAGCGGAACACATTCCAGACTACCTGCGCCGCCCCCGCTTTCTCGATGAAATGGCAGAACGCATTGATCGCCCCGGCATTGCCACAGGTTTAGCCTGGACTCCTGTGGGAGGAGATGTCTTATTCGTGGAAGCCACGATGATGTCCGGACGCGCCGAACAGTTAGTGTTAACCGGAATGCTGGGAGACGTGATGCGAGAGTCTGCCCAGGCAGCCCTGTCCTATGTGCGTTCCAATGCAGAAACATTGGGCATCGATCCTAAAGCCTTTGTGGGCAAGGTGGTGCATGTGCATGTGCCAGCGGGGGCTACCCCCAAAGATGGCCCTTCGGCTGGGGTGACGATGATGACCGCGATCGCCTCTGTTGCCTCCGGTCGCCTGGTACGCAATGATGTGGCCATGACTGGGGAAATCACGCTGCGCGGTAAAGTACTGCCCGTAGGCGGGATTCGGGAAAAAGTCTTAGCCGCCTATCGAGCCGCTATTAAGACCGTGATTCTGCCCCAGCGGAATGAATCCGATCTGGAAGATGTACCCGAAGAGGTTCGTCATCAACTCCAATTTGTGCCGGTGAGTACAGCGGAGGAGGTTCTCGCAACCGCTCTGACACCGGCCAGTTCTTAACGCTGAATCCTCCCTTCCCATGACCTCTTTTATTCTGCGGGCATTCCTTACCCTCTTTGTTGTTCTGGATCCAATCGGGTTGGTGCCCATTTTTATCACCCTGGCAGGTGATACCGATTTAAATTGGATATAGGGCAAATAGAGTAGACTGAGAGGGTAGTTTAGATTCCCTCTGCAATGGCTGGAGTCACCTCGGTTAAAGTCAAAGAAAGTCTCGATGAGCTAGTCCAACAATTGCAACAAGTGGAAACACCAAAGGACAAGGAACGCCTGCAAGTGCTGTACTGGCTCAAACAGGAAAAGCCACCCAGCATTGGTGCGATTGCCAAAGCGATCGGGAAACATCGCAATACAGTAGGGAGATGGTTATTGCAGTATCGGGAAGGTGGGGTGAGTGCCATGCTGGAACGTAAAGTGTCGTCTGGCGGTGTCCGCAAGATTCCACAATGGGCGGAAGAGGCACTGGCTAAGCGATTAAAGAACTCGGAACATGGATTTGCCAGTTATGGAGCTGTGCAACAGTGGTTAGCGGAGGAGTTGGGTGTCGAAGCGGAGTATCATGCGGTATACCAAATGACGCGCTATCGCCTCCAAGCGAAGCTGAAAGTGGCTCGTCCGCAAAATATCAAGCAGGATTGTGAACGGCGCGAATCATTTAAAAAAACCTTGCAGATGACCTGGAGTTGTTGAGCCAGTATGCTCGGCAAGTCATCCAGGAGGAGCGTCCTATCCGTTATTTTGCTCAGGATGAAAGTCGCTTTGGACTCAAAACCCTGATTGGGCGCTTGATTACTGCTTGTGGTATCAAACCGATTGGGCAATGGCTATGGTTGTTCAAAGCGTTTTGGCTCTATGGGGCCGTCGAACCAGCAACCGGAGAGTCGTTTTTCTTGCAATTCTCCCATGTGGATACTGCTTGCTATCAAGCGTTCCTCGAGGAGTTCTCCAAAGCCTACCCCGATAGTCTCAACATTCTACAAGTGGATAACGGGCGTTTTCACAGCAGTAAAGATTTAGTGGTGCCAGAGAATGTGATTTTATTGTTTCAACCTGCTTACTGCCCAGAGTTAAATCCGATTGAAAGGTTGTGGGAATACCTCAAGGCAGATTTGAAGTGGGCTTCGTTCAAAACGCTAGAGCAACTCCAAGCGAAGGTCGATCAACTCCTGGCTCAATTGACTCCAGAAGTTATTGCTTCGATCACAGGATATTCCTTCATCCTGAATGCCCTATCTGCCCTGAACCCCATTTAAATTGGTATGAGTATCCCCCTAAAGTGCAAATACGCATCATTCGTCAGGCCATTTTGGTTGCAGGGGGAATTCTGTTTATCTTTGCTCTATTTGGTAACCAGGTGTTGCGCTATCTGGGAATCAGTATCGAAGCCTTTCAGGTGGCTGCTGGAATTTTGTTACTGAAAATTGCAGTGGATATGGTGTTTGCCCAGCATCAGCGAGAAACAAAAGCAGAAGAATCAGAAGCCCAAACTCGAACAGACATCAGTGTGTTTCCCCTGGGGACTCCGTTGATAGCTGGACCTGGTGCGTTAGCCAGTATTCTGGTCTTGCAGGGAGAGGCAGGCATCTATTCTTTCGGTACGGCGATCGTTTTAGGTATTACGATGGTGGTGCTGTTGCTGCTCTATACTTCCCTGGCGATCGCCCAAACCCTGACCCGGTGGCTCGGACAGACAGGCATTAATGTGATTTCCAGAATATTGGGAATACTACTCGCGGCGCTGGCAGTAGAGTATGTCTCCCATGGGATCCTGGCTCTCATCAAAAAAACATTGCTCTGAGTAGGCTGAACCACAGAGACACAGAGAACACAGAGTCAGTCCTTTGTGCGCTTTGTGGTGGAAAGAAGAAAAGATTGCCCTACCCCTGGCTACACTAAAACCAGACCAGCATCCCCATCTTCCCCTTCCCCATGTCCCTCTCCAGGTTCACTTTCCCTGTTCCCCAAACCGACCCGCCGCGATCGCCCCGGGAAACCCTGCCCACCATGTATGATCTGCCCGGTGAGGATCCAGAGGAACCAGGATTGCCCG is from Leptothermofonsia sichuanensis E412 and encodes:
- the lon gene encoding endopeptidase La, with the translated sequence MMTNPPINGNQNSEAEVQNTPEIPDTLPVLPLINTVVVPMAVAPIVVGQERSVKLVDEVMRTNRLVGLVAQRHPEARPAGPDDIYRVGTAAIIHRFLRLPDGTLQLVVQGLERIRILDFLQTEPFLVARVEIAPEQATAGMELEARRRTLGELFSKLVPLTEDIPNELAAAGENISDPRMFAYLVAAMTPMETPVRQEILELDAIDHKLQRLIEVVQQELAVRELQQQIASDAQEKISKTQREYILREQLKSIQRELGEDDAEQAEIQELRTQLEAAQLPEEARKEAFRELSRLERLPAISPEYGMIRTYLDWMVNLPWNATTGEAIDLGYARQVLDEDHYDLEKIKDRILEYLAVKKLKSERAAALEELSSDQENASEETPAPQKPPEPVLEEIRREPILCFVGPPGVGKTSLGQSIARAVGRKFVRISLGGVSDEAEIRGHRRTYIGALPGRLIQALRRSETADPVFMLDEVDKLGRSFQGDPAAALLEVLDPAQNHTFVDTYLGVPFDLSRVLFICTANTVETIPSPLLDRMEILSLSGYTEMEKLHIARRYLLPKQLRANGLKPEELSITDAALQRIIREYTREAGVRSLEREIGAVVRKVARQIAEGKVAATTVEAEHIPDYLRRPRFLDEMAERIDRPGIATGLAWTPVGGDVLFVEATMMSGRAEQLVLTGMLGDVMRESAQAALSYVRSNAETLGIDPKAFVGKVVHVHVPAGATPKDGPSAGVTMMTAIASVASGRLVRNDVAMTGEITLRGKVLPVGGIREKVLAAYRAAIKTVILPQRNESDLEDVPEEVRHQLQFVPVSTAEEVLATALTPASS
- a CDS encoding MarC family protein; this translates as MTSFILRAFLTLFVVLDPIGLVPIFITLAGDTDLNWI
- a CDS encoding helix-turn-helix domain-containing protein gives rise to the protein MAGVTSVKVKESLDELVQQLQQVETPKDKERLQVLYWLKQEKPPSIGAIAKAIGKHRNTVGRWLLQYREGGVSAMLERKVSSGGVRKIPQWAEEALAKRLKNSEHGFASYGAVQQWLAEELGVEAEYHAVYQMTRYRLQAKLKVARPQNIKQDCERRESFKKTLQMTWSC
- a CDS encoding IS630 family transposase, which translates into the protein MSQYARQVIQEERPIRYFAQDESRFGLKTLIGRLITACGIKPIGQWLWLFKAFWLYGAVEPATGESFFLQFSHVDTACYQAFLEEFSKAYPDSLNILQVDNGRFHSSKDLVVPENVILLFQPAYCPELNPIERLWEYLKADLKWASFKTLEQLQAKVDQLLAQLTPEVIASITGYSFILNALSALNPI
- a CDS encoding MarC family protein, coding for MCPEPHLNWYEYPPKVQIRIIRQAILVAGGILFIFALFGNQVLRYLGISIEAFQVAAGILLLKIAVDMVFAQHQRETKAEESEAQTRTDISVFPLGTPLIAGPGALASILVLQGEAGIYSFGTAIVLGITMVVLLLLYTSLAIAQTLTRWLGQTGINVISRILGILLAALAVEYVSHGILALIKKTLL